A single window of Malus sylvestris chromosome 5, drMalSylv7.2, whole genome shotgun sequence DNA harbors:
- the LOC126621076 gene encoding beta-amyrin 28-monooxygenase-like isoform X1, producing the protein METLYLALSLGAAFLAFIIFAFKGKSDDGKNLPPGSMGWPIVGESIEFLFGKPENFVFKRMRRYSPDIFKTYILGEKTAVICGPSGHKFLFSNEQKYFTAFRPHSMQKMFRSYKAAAPTASAAPAVAQPSRDEEAKVIRSPGFLKPEALVRYLGKMDSITQEQMKAYWEGKDEVEVYPLAKTLTLSLACRFFLGIDDSERIARLVSNFDDVTVGMHSLIINFPGTTFYKATKAADALRKELRIVIQEKKAAMAAGGPMHDILSHMIVASDPSGKHMPEAEVADKIMGLLTAGYSTVATAMTFFMKYVGERPDIYAKVLAEHKEIADSKKPGDFLEWEDINKMKYSWNVLYEVMRFTPPLQGTFREALTDFTYAGYTIPKGWKVYWTVSTVNMNSEYFPNPEKFDPSRYDDLSVFPPFTFVPFGGGPRMCPGKEYARLAILTFVHNVVKRFKWEVVFPKEKITGDMMPTPEKGLPVRLTRH; encoded by the exons ATGGAAACCCTTTACCTTGCTTTATCTTTGGGAGCTGCCTTTTTAGCCTTTATCATATTTGCATTCAAGGGCAAATCAGATGATGGCAAAAACCTTCCACCAGGGAGCATGGGGTGGCCTATTGTGGGTGAATCAATCGAGTTCCTGTTCGGGAAGCCGGAAAATTTTGTGTTCAAGAGGATGAGGAGGTACTCTCCTGACATTTTCAAGACCTATATTCTTGGGGAAAAAACTGCAGTGATTTGTGGTCCTAGTGGACACAAATTTCTGTTCTCCAATGAACAAAAGTACTTCACAGCATTCCGACCACATTCGATGCAAAAGATGTTTCGATCATACAAGGCTGCCGCGCCCACTGCTTCTGCTGCTCCCGCTGTGGCACAACCTTCTCGCGATGAAGAAGCGAAAGTTATAAGATCCCCAGGGTTTTTGAAGCCGGAAGCACTGGTTAGGTACTTGGGGAAAATGGACTCTATCACTCAGGAACAGATGAAGGCCTATTGGGAAGGCAAGGATGAGGTCGAGGTCTACCCTTTGGCCAAGACCCTCACTCTAAGTCTTGCCTGCAGATTCTTCTTGGGTATCGATGATTCCGAGCGAATTGCAAGGCTTGTGAGCAATTTTGATGATGTTACCGTTGGGATGCATTCGCTTATTATCAACTTTCCCGGAACAACATTCTACAAGGCAACCAAAGCCGCAGACGCGCTGCGAAAGGAGTTGAGGATTGTGATTCAGGAGAAGAAGGCTGCGATGGCGGCAGGAGGTCCCATGCATGATATAttgtcacacatgattgtggcTAGTGACCCATCTGGCAAACACATGCCTGAGGCTGAGGTTGCGGATAAGATCATGGGTTTGCTCACAGCAGGATATAGCACTGTGGCTACTGCCATGACTTTCTTCATGAAATACGTTGGAGAGAGGCCAGACATCTATGCCAAGGTTCTAGCTG AGCACAAGGAGATAGCAGACTCAAAGAAGCCAGGAGACTTTTTGGAATGGGAAGACATCAACAAAATGAAGTATTCATGGAATGTGTTGTATGAAGTGATGAGATTCACGCCGCCACTTCAAGGAACATTCAGAGAGGCCTTGACTGATTTTACCTACGCCGGTTACACCATTCCGAAGGGCTGGAAGGTATATTGGACTGTGAGTACAGTAAACATGAACTCAGAGTACTTCCCCAACCCAGAAAAGTTTGACCCATCAAGATATGATGACCTAAGCGTATTCCCACCTTTCACATTTGTTCCATTTGGAGGAGGCCCAAGAATGTGCCCTGGGAAAGAGTACGCTCGCCTAGCAATCCTCACTTTCGTtcacaatgtggtcaagaggtTCAAATGGGAAGTGGTATTTCCTAAGGAGAAGATCACCGGCGACATGATGCCAACACCGGAAAAAGGACTTCCGGTTCGCCTTACCCGTCACTAG
- the LOC126621076 gene encoding beta-amyrin 28-monooxygenase-like isoform X3 — protein METLYLALSLGAAFLAFIIFAFKGKSDDGKNLPPGSMGWPIVGESIEFLFGKPENFVFKRMRRYSPDIFKTKILGEKTAVICGPNGHKFLFSNEQKYFTAFRPHSMQKMFRSYKAAAAASAPPAAQPARNEEAKVLRSPGFLKPEALVRYLGKMDSITQEQMRTCWEGKDEVKVYPLAKKLTLSLACRFFLGIDDPEKIASLVSHFDDVTVGMHSLIVNFPGTIFFKATKAADALRKELKTVIQEKKAAMALGAPMHDILSHMIMTSDPSGKYMPEAEVADKIMGLLTAGYSTVSTAMTFFMKYVGEKPDIYAKVLAEHKEIADSKKPEDLLEWEDINKMKYSWNVLHEVMRFTPPLQGTFREALTDFTYAGYTIPKGWKVYWTVSTTNMNPEYFPNPEKFDPSRYDDLSAFPAFTFVPFGGGPRMCPGKEYARLAILTFVHNVVKRFEWEVLFPKEKITGDMMPTPEKGLPVRLHCH, from the exons ATGGAAACCCTTTACCTTGCTTTATCTTTGGGAGCTGCCTTTTTAGCCTTTATCATATTTGCATTCAAGGGCAAATCAGATGATGGCAAAAACCTTCCACCAGGGAGCATGGGGTGGCCTATTGTGGGTGAATCAATCGAGTTCCTGTTCGGGAAGCCGGAAAATTTTGTGTTCAAGAGGATGAGGAG GTACTCTCCTGACATCTTCAAGACCAAAATTCTTGGAGAGAAAACTGCTGTCATTTGTGGTCCTAATGGACACAAGTTTCTGTTCTCCAATGAACAAAAGTACTTCACAGCTTTTCGACCACATTCCATGCAGAAGATGTTTCGTTCGTACAAGGCTGCTGCTGCAGCTTCTGCTCCTCCTGCAGCACAGCCTGCTCGTAATGAAGAAGCGAAAGTATTGAGGTCCCCAGGGTTTTTGAAGCCGGAAGCATTGGTGAGGTACTTGGGAAAAATGGACTCAATAACCCAAGAACAGATGAGAACCTGTTGGGAAGGAAAAGATGAGGTCAAGGTCTACCCTTTGGCCAAGAAACTCACTCTAAGTCTTGCCTGCAGATTCTTCTTGGGCATCGATGATCCCGAGAAAATTGCAAGCCTAGTGAGCCACTTTGATGATGTTACTGTTGGGATGCATTCACTTATTGTGAACTTCCCAGGAACAATATTCTTTAAGGCAACCAAAGCTGCAGATGCGCTGCGAAAGGAGTTGAAGACTGTGATTCAGGAGAAGAAGGCTGCAATGGCATTGGGAGCGCCTATGCATGACATTTTGTCACATATGATTATGACCAGTGATCCATCTGGAAAATACATGCCGGAGGCAGAGGTTGCCGATAAGATAATGGGTTTACTCACAGCAGGATATAGCACTGTGTCTACTGCCATGACTTTCTTCATGAAGTATGTGGGAGAGAAGCCAGACATTTATGCCAAGGTCCTAGCTG AGCACAAAGAGATTGCAGACTCAAAGAAGCCAGAAGACTTACTGGAGTGGGAAGACATCAACAAGATGAAGTACTCATGGAATGTGTTGCATGAAGTGATGAGATTCACACCGCCACTTCAAGGAACATTCAGAGAGGCCTTGACTGATTTTACCTACGCCGGTTACACCATTCCGAAGGGCTGGAAGGTATACTGGACTGTCAGTACAACAAACATGAACCCGGAATACTTCCCCAACCCGGAAAAGTTTGATCCATCAAGATATGATGACCTAAGTGCATTCCCAGCTTTTACATTCGTTCCATTTGGAGGAGGGCCAAGAATGTGCCCCGGGAAAGAGTACGCTCGCCTGGCAATCCTCACCTTCGTTCACAATGTGGTAAAGAGGTTCGAATGGGAAGTGCTATTTCCTAAGGAGAAGATCACAGGCGACATGATGCCAACACCGGAGAAAGGGCTCCCAGTTCGCCTTCATTGCCACTAG
- the LOC126621076 gene encoding beta-amyrin 28-monooxygenase-like isoform X2, with protein METLYLALSLGAAFLAFIIFAFKGKSDDGKNLPPGSMGWPIVGESIEFLFGKPENFVFKRMRRYSPDIFKTYILGEKTAVICGPSGHKFLFSNEQKYFTAFRPHSMQKMFRSYKAAAPTAAAGPAVAQPSRDEEAKVIRSPGFLKPEALVRYLGKMDSITQEQMKAYWEGKDVVEVYPLAKTLTLSLACRFFLGIDDSERIARLVSNFDDVTVGMHSLIINFPGTTFYKATKAADALRKELRIVIQEKKAAMAAGGPMHDILSHMIVASDPSGKHMPEAEVADKIMGLLTAGYSTVATAMTFFMKYVGERPDIYAKVLAEHKQIADSKKPGDFLEWEDINKMKYSWNVLYEVMRFTPPLQGTFREALTDFTYAGYTIPKGWKVYWTVSTVNMNSEYFPNPEKFDPSRYDDLSVFPAFTFVPFGGGPRMCPGKEYARLAILTFVHNVVKRFEWEVLFPKEKITGDMMPTPEKGLPVRLRRH; from the exons ATGGAAACCCTTTACCTTGCTTTATCTTTGGGAGCTGCCTTTTTAGCCTTTATCATATTTGCATTCAAGGGCAAATCAGATGATGGCAAAAACCTTCCACCAGGGAGCATGGGGTGGCCTATTGTGGGTGAATCAATCGAGTTCCTGTTCGGGAAGCCGGAAAATTTTGTGTTCAAGAGGATGAGGAG GTACTCTCCTGACATCTTCAAGACCTATATTCTGGGGGAGAAAACTGCAGTGATTTGTGGTCCTAGTGGACACAAATTTCTGTTCTCCAATGAACAAAAGTACTTCACAGCTTTTCGACCACATTCAATGCAAAAGATGTTTCGATCATACAAGGCTGCCGCCCCCACCGCTGCTGCTGGTCCTGCTGTGGCACAACCTTCTCGTGATGAAGAAGCGAAAGTTATAAGATCGCCAGGGTTTTTGAAGCCGGAAGCACTGGTTAGGTACTTGGGGAAAATGGACTCTATCACTCAGGAACAGATGAAGGCTTATTGGGAAGGCAAAGATGTGGTCGAGGTCTACCCTTTGGCCAAGACCCTCACTCTAAGTCTTGCCTGCAGATTCTTCTTGGGGATCGATGATTCCGAGCGAATTGCAAGGCTGGTGAGCAACTTTGATGATGTTACTGTTGGTATGCATTCACTTATTATCAACTTCCCAGGAACAACATTCTACAAGGCAACCAAAGCGGCCGATGCGCTGCGAAAGGAGTTGAGGATTGTGATTCAGGAGAAGAAGGCTGCAATGGCCGCAGGAGGTCCCATGCATGATATATTGTCACACATGATCGTGGCTAGTGATCCATCCGGCAAACACATGCCCGAGGCTGAGGTCGCGGACAAGATCATGGGCTTATTGACTGCAGGATACAGCACTGTGGCCACCGCCATGACATTCTTCATGAAATATGTTGGAGAGAGGCCAGACATTTATGCCAAGGTCCTAGCTG AGCACAAGCAGATTGCAGACTCAAAGAAGCCAGGAGACTTTTTGGAATGGGAAGACATCAACAAAATGAAGTACTCGTGGAATGTGTTGTATGAAGTGATGAGATTCACGCCGCCACTTCAAGGAACATTCAGAGAGGCCTTGACTGATTTTACCTACGCCGGTTACACCATTCCGAAGGGCTGGAAAGTATATTGGACTGTGAGTACAGTAAACATGAACTCAGAGTACTTCCCCAACCCAGAAAAGTTTGACCCATCAAGATATGATGACCTAAGTGTATTCCCAGCTTTCACATTTGTTCCATTTGGAGGGGGGCCAAGAATGTGCCCCGGGAAAGAGTACGCTCGCCTAGCGATACTCACTTTCGTtcacaatgtggtcaagaggtTCGAATGGGAAGTTCTATTTCCTAAGGAGAAGATCACCGGCGACATGATGCCAACACCCGAGAAAGGGCTTCCAGTTCGCCTTCGACGTCACTAG
- the LOC126621076 gene encoding beta-amyrin 28-monooxygenase-like isoform X4, with product MDTLYLVLSLGAAVFALTVFAFKRNSDDSNNLPPGSMGWPIMGETLEFLFGKPENFVFKRMRRYSPDIFKTKILGEKTAVICGPNGHKFLFSNEQKYFTAFRPHSMQKMFRSYKAAAAASAPPAAQPARNEEAKVLRSPGFLKPEALVRYLGKMDSITQEQMRTCWEGKDEVKVYPLAKKLTLSLACRFFLGIDDPEKIASLVSHFDDVTVGMHSLIVNFPGTIFFKATKAADALRKELKTVIQEKKAAMALGAPMHDILSHMIMTSDPSGKYMPEAEVADKIMGLLTAGYSTVSTAMTFFMKYVGEKPDIYAKVLAEHKEIADSKKPEDLLEWEDINKMKYSWNVLHEVMRFTPPLQGTFREALTDFTYAGYTIPKGWKVYWTVSTTNMNPEYFPNPEKFDPSRYDDLSAFPAFTFVPFGGGPRMCPGKEYARLAILTFVHNVVKRFEWEVLFPKEKITGDMMPTPEKGLPVRLHCH from the exons ATGGACACCCTTTACCTTGTTCTCTCTTTGGGAGCTGCAGTTTTCGCTTTGACCGTCTTTGCATTCAAGCGAAATTCAGATGACAGTAACAACCTACCGCCAGGGAGCATGGGGTGGCCTATTATGGGAGAAACTCTCGAGTTTCTGTTTGGGAAGCCGGAAAATTTTGTGTTCAAGAGGATGAGGAGGTACTCTCCTGACATCTTCAAGACCAAAATTCTTGGAGAGAAAACTGCTGTCATTTGTGGTCCTAATGGACACAAGTTTCTGTTCTCCAATGAACAAAAGTACTTCACAGCTTTTCGACCACATTCCATGCAGAAGATGTTTCGTTCGTACAAGGCTGCTGCTGCAGCTTCTGCTCCTCCTGCAGCACAGCCTGCTCGTAATGAAGAAGCGAAAGTATTGAGGTCCCCAGGGTTTTTGAAGCCGGAAGCATTGGTGAGGTACTTGGGAAAAATGGACTCAATAACCCAAGAACAGATGAGAACCTGTTGGGAAGGAAAAGATGAGGTCAAGGTCTACCCTTTGGCCAAGAAACTCACTCTAAGTCTTGCCTGCAGATTCTTCTTGGGCATCGATGATCCCGAGAAAATTGCAAGCCTAGTGAGCCACTTTGATGATGTTACTGTTGGGATGCATTCACTTATTGTGAACTTCCCAGGAACAATATTCTTTAAGGCAACCAAAGCTGCAGATGCGCTGCGAAAGGAGTTGAAGACTGTGATTCAGGAGAAGAAGGCTGCAATGGCATTGGGAGCGCCTATGCATGACATTTTGTCACATATGATTATGACCAGTGATCCATCTGGAAAATACATGCCGGAGGCAGAGGTTGCCGATAAGATAATGGGTTTACTCACAGCAGGATATAGCACTGTGTCTACTGCCATGACTTTCTTCATGAAGTATGTGGGAGAGAAGCCAGACATTTATGCCAAGGTCCTAGCTG AGCACAAAGAGATTGCAGACTCAAAGAAGCCAGAAGACTTACTGGAGTGGGAAGACATCAACAAGATGAAGTACTCATGGAATGTGTTGCATGAAGTGATGAGATTCACACCGCCACTTCAAGGAACATTCAGAGAGGCCTTGACTGATTTTACCTACGCCGGTTACACCATTCCGAAGGGCTGGAAGGTATACTGGACTGTCAGTACAACAAACATGAACCCGGAATACTTCCCCAACCCGGAAAAGTTTGATCCATCAAGATATGATGACCTAAGTGCATTCCCAGCTTTTACATTCGTTCCATTTGGAGGAGGGCCAAGAATGTGCCCCGGGAAAGAGTACGCTCGCCTGGCAATCCTCACCTTCGTTCACAATGTGGTAAAGAGGTTCGAATGGGAAGTGCTATTTCCTAAGGAGAAGATCACAGGCGACATGATGCCAACACCGGAGAAAGGGCTCCCAGTTCGCCTTCATTGCCACTAG